From Populus trichocarpa isolate Nisqually-1 chromosome 19, P.trichocarpa_v4.1, whole genome shotgun sequence, a single genomic window includes:
- the LOC7453576 gene encoding WEB family protein At2g40480 isoform X2, with product MTEPEPESPYSVAEAVPGTPGIREIRPEKGSENFRFCNEQNGNEGNQGTRKVGLRAEIDTSPPFGSVKEAVTRFGGSGPWVPYYYRIGESYGVEDIDIKKVEEQAAELEKHLIVKELETLDVLEELGTTKRVVEELKQQLQKEALRCMTVPDEPMSSPAIKEMNKGNYSFHVNNSEQRLISLSPCPTASPDLILMELKQAKLNLGGLSLEEELKQARTKPHIADDVETDYKAGYLMKMDEVQKTEVLKGMLAENIKTNIRTAELRLLAAKKMEEAARAAEAVALAEIKALSTDESSSGYALPEPEKVPSFEARSPLNPKDQKAEELSQKKVETLKLPKQEVHFTKMSILNKLREATEEVKLSKQALEEALNKVEMANRKQVAVEEAIRKWMPEDDQVGQDAYYHTRLGNFHLHPSDQRQDSPLNEVNNPNLIGDGPKPVLRTTVSMRDVLSRKQIRAEEYVAARPAEGGTERQKVALSQMLHELREDLTFHPRVEKHGGEQKQQFYTQRRKFGFIHISLPMTKPGKKKMQDLNNMKMH from the exons ATGACTGAGCCTGAGCCTGAGTCTCCATACTCTGTTGCTGAAGCGGTTCCCGGCACGCCAGGGATCCGGGAAATAAGGCCCGAAAAGGGTTCTGAGAATTTCAGGTTTTGCAATGAACAGAATGGAAATGAAGGTAACCAGGGGACAAGGAAGGTTGGTTTGAGAGCAGAGATCGACACGTCTCCTCCGTTTGGATCGGTCAAGGAGGCTGTGACACGGTTCGGTGGAAGCGGGCCATGGGTGCCTTATTACTATAGGATTGGAGAAAGTTAT GGCGTTGAGGATATCGACATAAAAAAGGTGGAGGAGCAAGCAGCAGAATTGGAGAAGCATCTGATTGTGAAAGAATTGGAAACACTCGATGTCCTTGAAGAACTTGGAACGACAAAAAGGGTTGTTGAAGAGTTGAAGCAGCAGCTGCAAAAGGAAGCGCTTAGATGCATGACAGTTCCTGATGAACCGATGTCAAGTCCTGCTATCAAAGAAATGAACAAGGGAAACTATAGCTTTCACGTCAACAACAGCGAACAGAGGTTAATAAGCTTAAGCCCTTGCCCTACGGCATCGCCTGATCTGATCTTAATGGAGTTGAAGCAAGCGAAATTGAACCTTG GGGGGTTATCTCTGGAGGAAGAGCTGAAGCAAGCAAGAACGAAGCCGCATATTGCAGATGATGTTGAAACTGATTACAAGGCAGGGTATTTAATGAAAATGGATGAAGTCCAAAAAACGGAAGTTTTAAAAGGAATGTTAGCTGAAAACATCAAGACTAACATCAGAACTGCTGAATTGAGGTTGCTGGCAGCCAAGAAGATGGAAGAAGCAGCAAGAGCAGCAGAAGCTGTTGCCCTGGCAGAAATCAAGGCTCTATCAACTGATGAGAGCTCATCGGGATATGCCTTGCCAGAACCAGAGAAAGTTCCCTCCTTTGAAGCAAGATCTCCTCTAAATCCTAAAGATCAGAAGGCCGAGGAGCTTTCCCAGAAGAAAGTGGAAACTTTGAAGCTTCCAAAGCAAGAAGTTCACTTTACTAAAATGTCTATTCTAAATAAGCTAAGGGAAGCAACGGAAGAAGTTAAACTAAGCAAACAAGCCTTAGAAGAGGCTCTGAACAAAGTCGAGATGGCCAATAGAAAGCAAGTTGCTGTTGAAGAGGCTATCCGCAAATGGATGCCAGAGGATGATCAAGTGGGACAGGACGCATATTATCATACCAGGCTTGGTAATTTCCATTTGCATCCATCCGATCAACGGCAGGATTCTCCATTAAATGAAGTGAACAACCCCAATCTAATTGGTGATGGCCCGAAGCCTGTTCTGAGAACCACAGTTTCGATGAGGGATGTTTTGAGCAGGAAGCAAATTAGAGCGGAAGAATATGTTGCAGCAAGGCCAGCAGAAGGCGGCACAGAGAGGCAAAAGGTGGCTTTGAGTCAAATGCTTCATGAACTGAGGGAGGATCTAACGTTTCATCCAAGAGTTGAAAAACATGGAGGTGAACAGAAGCAGCAGTTCTATACACAAAGGAGAAAGTTCGGGTTCATTCATATATCGCTGCCCATGACAAAACCAGGCAAGAAAAAGATGCAAGATTTGAACAATATGAAGATGCATTAA
- the LOC7453576 gene encoding WEB family protein At2g40480 isoform X1, producing the protein MTEPEPESPYSVAEAVPGTPGIREIRPEKGSENFRFCNEQNGNEGNQGTRKVGLRAEIDTSPPFGSVKEAVTRFGGSGPWVPYYYRIGESYGVEDIDIKKVEEQAAELEKHLIVKELETLDVLEELGTTKRVVEELKQQLQKEALRCMTVPDEPMSSPAIKEMNKGNYSFHVNNSEQRLISLSPCPTASPDLILMELKQAKLNLGKTINDLGVIQTSVESLNKKMKKEKTLLKKTRERLTSKFAGGLSLEEELKQARTKPHIADDVETDYKAGYLMKMDEVQKTEVLKGMLAENIKTNIRTAELRLLAAKKMEEAARAAEAVALAEIKALSTDESSSGYALPEPEKVPSFEARSPLNPKDQKAEELSQKKVETLKLPKQEVHFTKMSILNKLREATEEVKLSKQALEEALNKVEMANRKQVAVEEAIRKWMPEDDQVGQDAYYHTRLGNFHLHPSDQRQDSPLNEVNNPNLIGDGPKPVLRTTVSMRDVLSRKQIRAEEYVAARPAEGGTERQKVALSQMLHELREDLTFHPRVEKHGGEQKQQFYTQRRKFGFIHISLPMTKPGKKKMQDLNNMKMH; encoded by the exons ATGACTGAGCCTGAGCCTGAGTCTCCATACTCTGTTGCTGAAGCGGTTCCCGGCACGCCAGGGATCCGGGAAATAAGGCCCGAAAAGGGTTCTGAGAATTTCAGGTTTTGCAATGAACAGAATGGAAATGAAGGTAACCAGGGGACAAGGAAGGTTGGTTTGAGAGCAGAGATCGACACGTCTCCTCCGTTTGGATCGGTCAAGGAGGCTGTGACACGGTTCGGTGGAAGCGGGCCATGGGTGCCTTATTACTATAGGATTGGAGAAAGTTAT GGCGTTGAGGATATCGACATAAAAAAGGTGGAGGAGCAAGCAGCAGAATTGGAGAAGCATCTGATTGTGAAAGAATTGGAAACACTCGATGTCCTTGAAGAACTTGGAACGACAAAAAGGGTTGTTGAAGAGTTGAAGCAGCAGCTGCAAAAGGAAGCGCTTAGATGCATGACAGTTCCTGATGAACCGATGTCAAGTCCTGCTATCAAAGAAATGAACAAGGGAAACTATAGCTTTCACGTCAACAACAGCGAACAGAGGTTAATAAGCTTAAGCCCTTGCCCTACGGCATCGCCTGATCTGATCTTAATGGAGTTGAAGCAAGCGAAATTGAACCTTGGTAAAACCATTAACGACCTTGGGGTGATTCAAACTTCTGTTGAGTctttgaataagaaaatgaagaaagagaaaacctTACTCAAAAAGACCCGTGAGAGGCTAACATCAAAATTTGCAGGGGGGTTATCTCTGGAGGAAGAGCTGAAGCAAGCAAGAACGAAGCCGCATATTGCAGATGATGTTGAAACTGATTACAAGGCAGGGTATTTAATGAAAATGGATGAAGTCCAAAAAACGGAAGTTTTAAAAGGAATGTTAGCTGAAAACATCAAGACTAACATCAGAACTGCTGAATTGAGGTTGCTGGCAGCCAAGAAGATGGAAGAAGCAGCAAGAGCAGCAGAAGCTGTTGCCCTGGCAGAAATCAAGGCTCTATCAACTGATGAGAGCTCATCGGGATATGCCTTGCCAGAACCAGAGAAAGTTCCCTCCTTTGAAGCAAGATCTCCTCTAAATCCTAAAGATCAGAAGGCCGAGGAGCTTTCCCAGAAGAAAGTGGAAACTTTGAAGCTTCCAAAGCAAGAAGTTCACTTTACTAAAATGTCTATTCTAAATAAGCTAAGGGAAGCAACGGAAGAAGTTAAACTAAGCAAACAAGCCTTAGAAGAGGCTCTGAACAAAGTCGAGATGGCCAATAGAAAGCAAGTTGCTGTTGAAGAGGCTATCCGCAAATGGATGCCAGAGGATGATCAAGTGGGACAGGACGCATATTATCATACCAGGCTTGGTAATTTCCATTTGCATCCATCCGATCAACGGCAGGATTCTCCATTAAATGAAGTGAACAACCCCAATCTAATTGGTGATGGCCCGAAGCCTGTTCTGAGAACCACAGTTTCGATGAGGGATGTTTTGAGCAGGAAGCAAATTAGAGCGGAAGAATATGTTGCAGCAAGGCCAGCAGAAGGCGGCACAGAGAGGCAAAAGGTGGCTTTGAGTCAAATGCTTCATGAACTGAGGGAGGATCTAACGTTTCATCCAAGAGTTGAAAAACATGGAGGTGAACAGAAGCAGCAGTTCTATACACAAAGGAGAAAGTTCGGGTTCATTCATATATCGCTGCCCATGACAAAACCAGGCAAGAAAAAGATGCAAGATTTGAACAATATGAAGATGCATTAA
- the LOC112325286 gene encoding high mobility group B protein 7, producing the protein MGNPPRTRKRVRGIRRAPDGSAFENCNNCGVLVAIALADLHECEAGTKNNVKRFKGLDGKQNVVQQSFCDQPRSPFRLFMEDFMKTGKIWNIIDIDRKGFETWRNMSKEERQPYITRADEINSAHVKCLIQDIDHMSEVNDEADSAIVGKFDPFYEHYEHCDNSDSCYSFQYKDFESLNTWEWEMVRTWMAKSSG; encoded by the exons ATGGGGAACCCGCCAAGAACCCGCAAAAGGGTCCGTGGAATCCGTCGTGCTCCTGATGGAAGTGCCTTCGAGAACTG CAACAATTGTGGGGTTTTGGTGGCAATCGCTTTGGCTGATTTGCATGAATGTGAAGCTGGAACCAAAAACAATgtgaagagattcaaaggcttGGATGGAAAACAAAACGTTGTCCAACAAAGCTTTTGTGACCAACCCAGATCGCCTTTCCGTCTCTTCAT GGAAGATTTCATGAAGACTGGCAAGATTTGGAACATAATTGATATTGATCGTAAAGGGTTCGAGACTTGGAGGAACATGTCAAAGGAG GAGAGGCAACCATACATCACGAGAGCTGATGAGATTAACTCGGCTCATGTTAAATGTTTGATTCAAGATATTGATCATATGTCAGAG GTAAACGATGAGGCAGATTCAGCAATAGTTGGGAAGTTTGATCCG TTCTATGAACACTATGAACACTGCGACAACTCTGACAGCTGTTATAGTTTTCAGTACAAAGATTTTGAGAGCTTGAACACATGGGAATG GGAAATGGTGAGAACATGGATGGCTAAGAGTTCTGGCTGA